GGAGGCATTCCGCCCATTGCGGAAGGATCCATACCCATGTCTTCTGGACCTTTAGTGGATGCAATTACATCATCGATTCTTAAGATCATTTCAGCTGCTTCGGATGCAGATTGGATAGCTTGTTTTTTGACACGTTTAGGTTCAATTACACCAGCTTCTTTCATATCTGCTACTTCACCAGTAAATACATCTAATCCCATGTAGAATGAATCTTCTTGAGCTGCTCTTAAATCTACTAAAGAATCAATACTGTCTAAACCTGCGTTTTCAGCTAAGGTTTTTGGTACTACTTCTAAAGCTTCTGCAAATGCATTTACAGCTAATTGTTCTCTTCCAGAGATGGATTCTGCATAATCTTTGAGTTTTTTAGCCATTGCGATTTCTGGAGCTCCTCCACCAGCAACAACTTTATCATCTACTACAGTAGCAGCTACTACACCGATTGCATCTTCAATTGCTCTTACAATTTCATCAACAATGTGTTTGGTACTTCCTCTTACGAATAAGGTTACAGATTTAGCTCCACTACATTCTTCTACGAAGATCATTTCTTCACCAGAGACTTTTCTTTCTTCAACAATGCCAGCTTTACCTAAGTCTTCTTCGGTTAAGTCATCTAAGTTAGTGATAACGTTAGCGCCGGTTGCTCTGGATAATTTTTGAATGTCAGATTTTTTAACTCTTCTTACAGCTAAAACGCCAGCTTTGGATAAGTAGTGTTGTGCTAAGTCATCGATACCTTTTTGTGCGAATAATACATTTGCACCAGCATCAACAATTTGGTCAACCATATCTTTAACCATTTTTTCTTCTTGTTCAATGAAAGCTTGCATTTGAGCAGGGTCAGTAATTCTGATTTCAGCGTCAACTTCAGTTTCTTTTACTTCTAAAGGAGCATTGATTAATGCAATTTTAGCATCTTTGATTTCAGCAGGCATACCTGGGTGTACTCTTTCTTTATCTACAATTACACCTTCAACTAAGTTAGACTCTTCAACAACAGCTCCATCTTTTTTCTCGATTTTGATGTTATCAGTATCAACTTCACCATCTTCAGCAACTGCTTCTACAGCATCAACGATTAATTTTGCTAATGGTTCACGTGCTGCTTCGGTTCCTTTACCAGTCATAGCAGTCATAGCTACTTTCATTAAAGTTTCAGTGTCAACATCATCGATTGCGATTTCATCTAAGATTTCTTGTGCTTTTTCAGCAGCTTTTCTGTATCCCATAGCGATGATAGTTGGGTGAATGTCAGAATCAAGTAAGTTTTCAGATTTTTTTAATAATTCTCCAGCAATGATAACTGCAGTAGTAGTTCCATCTCCAACTTCGTCTTCTTGGGTTTTTGCTACTTCTACGAGCATTTTTGCTGCAGGATGTTCAATATCCATTTCTTTTAAGATTGTAACACCGTCGTTGGTTACTACAATATCACCAAGTCCGTCGACTAACATTTTGTCCATTCCTTTTGGACCTAATGTGGTTCTTACAGTTTCAGCTAATACTTTTCCAGCTAAAATGTTATTTCTTTGTGCATCTCTGCCGACAGCTCTGTTAGTACCTTCAGGTAAAATGAAGATAGGTTGTCCTTGTGCCATAATAATCACCTTTTAATTTATTTTATAAAATAATTAGATCAGTTTAAAAATCAACATGAGAAAATAAGTTATATTGTTGAATAAACCTTTCTACATAATTAATGAGTTTAAGGTTATATAAATACTTTATGGTATAAAATAAATTAAGGTAAGAAAAAGACAAACAACATTAAATACATCATAAAAATTGGATGAATGTTAATAAAAATAGTGTTAATAGGAATTAGGAAAATGGATTAAAAAGGTTAAAAATAGGTAGATTTATCTACCTTGTTTTTTTTCTAATCTGAATGGAGGAGTAATTTCCTGAGTTTCATAAGCTTCTTGTTCTTCTTGAAGCTCATTAAAGAAAGCGTTAATTTCCTCCAATCTTTTAATTTTACCTTCCATTTTAGTTAACTCATTTTGAAGTTTTAGATAATCTTCACGAGGAACAGTTTGTTCTTTTAAGAAGCGAAGTTCATTATCTTTTGCACTGAGTTCACCATTTAACTGGGATTGAAGAGTTAAATACTCTTCTTTAGAAACAGATCTTTCTTTCAAATATTCTAACTCACTATTACGAGCAGACAATTCGTTTTCAAGTCTGGTTTGAAGAGTAATATATTCATCTTTAGGGACAGATCTCTCTTTTAAATATTCTAACTCACTATTACGAGCAGACAATTCATTATCAAATCTTGTTTGAAGATTGAGATATTCATCCTTAGGGATGGTATTTTGTTTTAAATTATTAAGTTGATCATCTAAATTCTTGATTTCAACATCAAATTTAGATTGAAGATCTTCATAATCTTTTTTAGGGATAGTTTCTTGTTTTAAGTTAGTTATTTCAGCATCCATTGCATTAATTTCAGACTCAAATCTAGATTGAAGAGTAATGTATTCATCCTTAGGAATAGTTTGCTGTTTTAAAGTATCCAATTCACCATCTCTTTTAGTGAGTTCACTATCTTTTATACGAATCTCATTTTCTTTAAGTTCCAATTGTTTTTCAAGTTCTAAAATTTGAGCTTGAGATTCAACATTATTTTCAAGTTTAATAACTTTAATTTTATAATCATCGATAGTTCTTGAAAGAGTGTTAATGGTAGCTTCTTTTTCTGCAATGCTTTTGAAAGAATCTGTTAATCTTTCATTTACATCAGCTAATTCCTTTTTCTTGTAATCTCTTAACTGTTCAGCAAAATATTCTTTAATTTCATCAAGAGAATTGTTGACATAATCCAATTCATAGATTCTGTCTTCCTGATTTTTAATTAAACTATCTTTTTCATCAAGTTGTTTTTTCAAAAGATTAATTTCATCTTCCGCTTTAAATTTAATAACAGATACTTCTTTTTCTTTATCAATAATGTCTTTTTCTAACTCTTTAATTCGTTGTGGAGTGTTATCATTAGCCCTTTCCACTTCAAGTTCAGTTAAATCATATTTTAAGTTATTGAGCTCTAATAAACAAGATCGAATTAAAGATTGTAAAGTATCTTTTTCAACATCCATTCCTAATTCCATTTTATCCCTTAGTTTAAATTTTATCCCAATATCGAATTCAAATTACTAACCCTTAATGAATTTGAAAATTCTGATATATTGTACAATATAATTCCTTGATATATCATATTTCTTTTATACTATTTAAATTAAACCCTTAAATGAACTTAAAAATAAAAATAGAACCTGTAAGAAAACCATTCGAAAAAATAGAAAATTTAAAAAAAAATAGAAAAAATAAATTGATAAAATTAGAGTATTTTATCATTGATTAATTCAGCATTCAATATAGATGCTCCAGCAGCACCACGAATAGTATTATGTCCAACAAGAACATATTTAAAACTATTATCAAATGCTTGGTCTTTTCTCATCCTACCAACAGTAACAGCCATACCATTACCCGCATTTCTATCCATACGAGGTTGTGGTCTGTCATTTTCTTCTTTGACAATTACAGGATTTTCAGGAGCGGAGAATAAATTTAATTTTTGTGGCAATGCTTTAAAGTTTGCCATTTTATCTTTAACATCAACAATGTCAAAGTCATCATCCAACTCAACAAACACTGCCTCAGTATGACCATCAATAACCGGTACCCTATGACAAGATGCACTCAATTTGAAATCTGCATTGGTTACAGCATTTCCATCGTAAGAACCTAACAAATGAAGAGTTTCACTTTCCATTTTTTCTTCTTCATTACCAATGTAAGGAACAAGATTATCAACAATAGCCATTGATGGAACTCCATTATAACCTGCACCAGATACAGCTTGCATGGTTGATACTCTAATTGAGTTTACATTGAAATTATCAACAATAGGTTTTAATGTTAAAGTTAATGCAATAGTGGAACAGTTTGGATTGGTTACAATGAATCCATCCCAACCATTTTCCTTTTGTTGAGCATCAATCATGTCTAAGTATTCCGGATTGACTTCAGGAATTACTAATGGGATATTTTTCTTCATTCTGTGTGCACTAGCATTACTTGCAACAACATAATCTTGAGCAAATTCTTTTTCAACTTTTGCTGCAAATTCTGTTGGAAGAGATGAAAATACAATATCTACATCATTATCCATATCATCAGGATTAGTTTCACAGACAACAATGTCTTTTACAGACTCAGGCATCTCACTATCCAAATACCATGTGGTAGCATCCTCATATCTTTTACCTGCAGAACGGGAAGATGCTGCTAATGCTGTAACTTCAAAATCAGGATGATTATCTAATAATTGAATGAATCTTTGACCAACCATCCCAGTTGCACCGAGTACACCTACTTTTACCATATTACTCACCTATTCTAAACCTAAAACATCATTCATGCTACTTACAACACCTTTTTGTGCAGTAGGTACATATCTCACAGCTCTGATTACACCAGCAATGAATACTTCTCTAGTGTGAGCTTGATGTTTAACTTCAAATCTTTCGCCGTCACCAACAAACATTACAGTGTGATCTCCAACAATATCCCCACCACGGATAGCATGAACACCAATTTCTTCAGGAGTTCTTTTTCCAACTAAACCTTTTCTTCCAAATACTCCAACTTCTTCAGGATCTCTTTCCAATGCATCAGCAATTACTTCAAATGCAGTCATAGCAGTTCCTGATGGAGCATCTTTTTTCTGATTATGGTGTGCTTCAATAATCTCAATATCAAAATCATATAAAAGTGGAGCTAATTTTTTCAAGGTGTTGAAAAATACATTAACACCTATTGCCATATTTGATGAAATAACTGCTCCAACATTGTTATCTTCGACATTTTTAATGTTGGAAGCCATTTGTTCATCAGTAAATCCAGTAGTACCAACAACAACATTTACTCCACATGCAGTAGCTATTTTAATTGTTTCCACAGCTGCAGGAGCAATAGTGAAATCAACTAATACTTCTGCACCAGATGCTTTTAATGTTTCTTCTAGTTTTTCAGATCCAACAATTTCAACACCAAGTTCCCCAACACCTGCTTGAAGACCTGCATCTTTACCTGCAAGAGGAGTGTTTGGCATTTCAATAGCTGCAACTACTTCCATACCGTCTTGTTCTGTAATTTTTTTAATAATACCGGAGCCCATTCTTCCAGCAGCCCCAGTTACTGCTACTTTAATCATAATATTACCAACTTAAATTAAATTAGAATCTTTTAATGCTTTTTTAAGGATTTCCAAGTTTTCTTCTTTCATATCACATAATGGTGCTCTTAAAGGACCTGAAGGCATTCCCATTAAGTTCATTGCCGTTTTAACAGGTACAGGATTACTTTCAACAAAGATTGCCCTAATTAATTCAACCATTTCATAGTGAAGTTCTAATGCTCTTGTATAATCATCATTTAAAATACTGTCGACCATTAAAACCATTCTTTTAGCATCAATATTTGCAGATGCACTAATTACACCAGTTGCTCCAACAGACATGAGAGGTAAAGTTAATGAATCTTCACCGGAGAGAATATTGAAATCATCTTCCAATCCTTCATGCATGAGTGCTCTGTAAATGTCAGATACTTTATCAACACTTCCACTAGCTTCTTTAATAGCATCAATACCATCAATTTTAGCTAATTCAACAGCGGTTTCAACTTCAATATTGCTTCCAGTACGTGAAGGTACATTATAAGCAATAATTGGAAGGTCGCAATTTTCTGCAATAGTACCATAATGTTGTACTAAAGCATGTTGTTGTGGCTTGTTGTAGTACGGAGTAATTAATAAAGCTGCATCAGCACCAGCATCGTAAGCAAACTTAGTAAGAGATAATGCTTCTGATGTGGAGTTACTTCCAGTTCCAGCAACTGTATCAACTCTACCATCAACCTCATCTACTAAAACTTCAATGACTTTATGATGTTCATCATGAGTCATAGTAGCGGATTCACCAGTAGTTCCTGCACCTACTAAACCATTTACTCCCTGGTCGATTAAATAATTAATATTTGACCTGAAACCTTCTTCATAGAAAGTTCCTTCTTTGGTAAATGGAGTGACCATAGCAACATATGTTCCTTCAAAATTCATTCTAAAACCTCTGTAATTAATTTATGTGCTTTTTCACCATCTTCCCAATCAACAAACAATACAACAGCAGTTTGTGAGGAAGTAATTTCTAAAATGTTAATGTTATTTTTTCTAAGCGGCTCTGTAATATCTGAGATAATTCCCGGAGTCTCAATAATATCAGGACTGACAAAAGTTATCATTGCAGTATCTCTTCCAAGTGATAATGAACTTAACACATCAGTATCAATAACCAACTGATGTAATAAGAGATATGCTTTGTTAGAGTCAGATTTGTTTACAAATACAGTGATTGAATTTTGACCAGCAGACATACCAAAGATATTAATACCTTCATTTGCAAGAGCAGTGGTTAATTTAGCCATTAAACCAACTTTTTTAAGCATAGCTTCTCCAACAATAGCTATAAGTGAAATAGGATCTTTATAAATGGTAACACATTTTAACATTTCTCCTTCAAAAGGTCCTACAATACGGGTACCCTTTGAAGTTAAATCACCGTTTGCGAAATTAATTATTTTTGCACTTATTAATGGATCTTTATATTTTAATGCATTAGGATGTAAAACTTGTGCTCCATGAGTAGCCAAATCTCTTAATTCCTCAACAGAAATTGTATCTAACAATTCTGCATCCTCAATTTTATTAGGATCAGTTGACATTACACCATCTACATCAGTAACAATAACAACTTCATTAGCATCTAAGCAATGTCCCATTAAAAATGCTGTGATATCACTTCCACCTCTCCCTAAGGTAGTAATTTCTCCACTAGGTCCTTTTCCTAAGAATCCACATATAACAGGTATAACACCTTGATTGACAAGTTGTTTGATTCCTTCAGCATTCATGCTAGTAGTATTTAAATCAATTTTAGCTTCTAAAGAATTGGAATCAGTGACAATTGGCCATAATTTATTATAAGGATCAATAAATTCAGATTTTACACCTAATGATTCAATAGTTGCTGAGAATAATCTAGCGCTAGTTAATTCACCCATAGCCATAATTTCTGCCTTCTGCTTGTCAGTTAAACTTGTACCAATAGCTTCATCAGATAATCCGATGAGGTCATCAGTAGTCTTGTTAACAGCTGAGACAACAACTACTACTTGACTGCCTTTCATATACTCATTTACTACGGACTGCGCCGCTTTTTTAATCCTGGAACCATTACCCACCGAGGTTCCACCGAATTTTACTACTATTAAATCCATTAAGTTCACCTATTTCTTAAAAATTCATGAAATTTTGTTATAATATCAAACAAAATATCCGTATATATTTTTATATGACCATATTAATAAACTTTATAAAATAAATACGGTAAAAAAAAGTTTAAAATTAAAAATAATTAAATAAAAAAAGAGTAATAAAAAATATGAAAAAAAGCTTATTCTCTGGTTTGTTCTAACCTTACAAGCCTAGTTACATATCCTGCAATTTTATTTCTTAAATGTTTAGTACTTACAGTAGAGTATTCTTGTACTAATTTTTTGTTTTCGTCAAAATCAGTAGTGAAAACACCATTGTGAGTTTCGATAAGTTCTTTAGCTAAACGTTTAACAAATGAAGTTCTAATATTTCCCATCAACATTCCTCCTTAAAATTTCTTTTTGCGCATTTTTATTTAAAATAGTCAACATATCTACTATTTGATTAATAATATCAACATCAAGACCTTTTTTCTCAGCTAATCGTCTAATTTTATCGTGAACAACTTGTTCCCTAGATTTATCTAAAACTTCCATTTTCAAATATTCTTTAGAACTAGCTATATCTATTGCAAGAGCGGTTCTCTGAGAAATTAAATCAACTAATTGATTATCAATTTCATCAATAGATTTCCTTGACACATTAAGAAGTTCCTCAGCTTCTTTTTCGTTTTTAAAAGATTTTATTTCATAACTTCCATTCAAAAAAATCACCAAATTGATAATAATGATAATAATATAATTTATTATTATCATAGTATATAAACTATATGATTAATCCTCAAATCAATGAATTAAATTTAAGGAATGATTTCATCATAGATAGTGATTTTGGAACTGATCCCTTCACAATAGCACCATGAGGAGTTTTGACTTCACATGTAACAGCAGGAATATGTTTTAAGCTAACAACATCTTCTAAAGCACCAGGATATTCCGCACCTGCTTTTTTATAAATAATATATTTTACTTTACTATGTTTAGCAATATATTTTGCAAGAGTTGCACTTTTAAGAGTTGGCTTGTAAGTTCCCATAGCCACATCACAACCAGGCTTTCCACCAGGCTTTGAACAATGAAAATCTCCATATGCCTTGCATTTGAACTTTACAATCAATTGCACTGTTTTATATGAAATAGTTCCTTTAACATTTGCTTTTTTATTCAAATGAATTCCATGATAATCCCGAACATTAGCTGCAGTTCCTTTAGGATTCATAAACGGCATGATATAAACAGTACCTTTTATCGGATGTTTCTCCAAGTATTGAATCATCTGCATTGCTGCAACCTGAGAAGACAACTCATTACCATGAACACCAGCAGTCATGAAAACAACTTTTCCATTACCTCCCTTAAATTTAATTACAGGAGTGCCTGATTTTGCTGCTTTAACTACTTTTTTAACTAACGCAGAATTAGGAATATTGCTTTTAATTCTTTTATTCTTTGTAATATCTGCACCTGAGTTCCATTTGTATGTAGTGATCTTATAATAATTCTTTACAACATAATTATTCTTTCCAGAAATACCATCAGCAGAATACCTGATAGTGTAAGTCCCGGCAGGCAGATTAAGAGCAAGATTTGCAACACCATAACTATTTGTGTATCTATTATATGTCTTGCCATTTACAGTAAATTTAACTAACATCCCATTCATCAATTTACCTTGTTTATCCAGAAGAGTGAGAGAAAATTTTGTTTTAGTACCATAAGTAGAAAATACATCCTTTGTAGAAACTCTTGAAAGTATATTAATTGTATTTTTTAACAGACAAATTATTGCAGGATGTTGAAATAGTATATTTCCAGAAGAATCTTATTAACTACAAGATATCCAGAACCGTTTTTATCTGTAGATTTAACATACTCTTTCCCATTAAGTTTCAATACAACATTTAAACCAGAGACTGGATTGTTGTCCTTGTCCAATACACGAAAATGAAACTGAGAACCATTTCCATAATATTTAACCAAATCATTAGTTTCTATTTTAGAAGGAACAATTGCATTTGATGTAGCATTAACTTCAAAACTAGAATTCAGATTAATATCTAAATCATTAGACTCCACAGATGCCGTTGAATTTTCAAAAGTAGCATTATCATTAGCACTGACTGCAGAAATTAAAAATAAAAAAAGAAAATGATGAAAATTGAATAAATTCTCTTCATGACACCACTC
The Methanobrevibacter sp. genome window above contains:
- a CDS encoding TCP-1/cpn60 chaperonin family protein; translated protein: MAQGQPIFILPEGTNRAVGRDAQRNNILAGKVLAETVRTTLGPKGMDKMLVDGLGDIVVTNDGVTILKEMDIEHPAAKMLVEVAKTQEDEVGDGTTTAVIIAGELLKKSENLLDSDIHPTIIAMGYRKAAEKAQEILDEIAIDDVDTETLMKVAMTAMTGKGTEAAREPLAKLIVDAVEAVAEDGEVDTDNIKIEKKDGAVVEESNLVEGVIVDKERVHPGMPAEIKDAKIALINAPLEVKETEVDAEIRITDPAQMQAFIEQEEKMVKDMVDQIVDAGANVLFAQKGIDDLAQHYLSKAGVLAVRRVKKSDIQKLSRATGANVITNLDDLTEEDLGKAGIVEERKVSGEEMIFVEECSGAKSVTLFVRGSTKHIVDEIVRAIEDAIGVVAATVVDDKVVAGGGAPEIAMAKKLKDYAESISGREQLAVNAFAEALEVVPKTLAENAGLDSIDSLVDLRAAQEDSFYMGLDVFTGEVADMKEAGVIEPKRVKKQAIQSASEAAEMILRIDDVIASTKGPEDMGMDPSAMGGMPPMM
- the asd gene encoding aspartate-semialdehyde dehydrogenase, translated to MVKVGVLGATGMVGQRFIQLLDNHPDFEVTALAASSRSAGKRYEDATTWYLDSEMPESVKDIVVCETNPDDMDNDVDIVFSSLPTEFAAKVEKEFAQDYVVASNASAHRMKKNIPLVIPEVNPEYLDMIDAQQKENGWDGFIVTNPNCSTIALTLTLKPIVDNFNVNSIRVSTMQAVSGAGYNGVPSMAIVDNLVPYIGNEEEKMESETLHLLGSYDGNAVTNADFKLSASCHRVPVIDGHTEAVFVELDDDFDIVDVKDKMANFKALPQKLNLFSAPENPVIVKEENDRPQPRMDRNAGNGMAVTVGRMRKDQAFDNSFKYVLVGHNTIRGAAGASILNAELINDKIL
- the dapB gene encoding 4-hydroxy-tetrahydrodipicolinate reductase — protein: MIKVAVTGAAGRMGSGIIKKITEQDGMEVVAAIEMPNTPLAGKDAGLQAGVGELGVEIVGSEKLEETLKASGAEVLVDFTIAPAAVETIKIATACGVNVVVGTTGFTDEQMASNIKNVEDNNVGAVISSNMAIGVNVFFNTLKKLAPLLYDFDIEIIEAHHNQKKDAPSGTAMTAFEVIADALERDPEEVGVFGRKGLVGKRTPEEIGVHAIRGGDIVGDHTVMFVGDGERFEVKHQAHTREVFIAGVIRAVRYVPTAQKGVVSSMNDVLGLE
- the dapA gene encoding 4-hydroxy-tetrahydrodipicolinate synthase: MNFEGTYVAMVTPFTKEGTFYEEGFRSNINYLIDQGVNGLVGAGTTGESATMTHDEHHKVIEVLVDEVDGRVDTVAGTGSNSTSEALSLTKFAYDAGADAALLITPYYNKPQQHALVQHYGTIAENCDLPIIAYNVPSRTGSNIEVETAVELAKIDGIDAIKEASGSVDKVSDIYRALMHEGLEDDFNILSGEDSLTLPLMSVGATGVISASANIDAKRMVLMVDSILNDDYTRALELHYEMVELIRAIFVESNPVPVKTAMNLMGMPSGPLRAPLCDMKEENLEILKKALKDSNLI
- a CDS encoding aspartate kinase, encoding MDLIVVKFGGTSVGNGSRIKKAAQSVVNEYMKGSQVVVVVSAVNKTTDDLIGLSDEAIGTSLTDKQKAEIMAMGELTSARLFSATIESLGVKSEFIDPYNKLWPIVTDSNSLEAKIDLNTTSMNAEGIKQLVNQGVIPVICGFLGKGPSGEITTLGRGGSDITAFLMGHCLDANEVVIVTDVDGVMSTDPNKIEDAELLDTISVEELRDLATHGAQVLHPNALKYKDPLISAKIINFANGDLTSKGTRIVGPFEGEMLKCVTIYKDPISLIAIVGEAMLKKVGLMAKLTTALANEGINIFGMSAGQNSITVFVNKSDSNKAYLLLHQLVIDTDVLSSLSLGRDTAMITFVSPDIIETPGIISDITEPLRKNNINILEITSSQTAVVLFVDWEDGEKAHKLITEVLE
- a CDS encoding 30S ribosomal protein S17e, which encodes MGNIRTSFVKRLAKELIETHNGVFTTDFDENKKLVQEYSTVSTKHLRNKIAGYVTRLVRLEQTRE
- a CDS encoding chorismate mutase yields the protein MNGSYEIKSFKNEKEAEELLNVSRKSIDEIDNQLVDLISQRTALAIDIASSKEYLKMEVLDKSREQVVHDKIRRLAEKKGLDVDIINQIVDMLTILNKNAQKEILRRNVDGKY
- a CDS encoding succinylglutamate desuccinylase/aspartoacylase family protein encodes the protein MLVKFTVNGKTYNRYTNSYGVANLALNLPAGTYTIRYSADGISGKNNYVVKNYYKITTYKWNSGADITKNKRIKSNIPNSALVKKVVKAAKSGTPVIKFKGGNGKVVFMTAGVHGNELSSQVAAMQMIQYLEKHPIKGTVYIMPFMNPKGTAANVRDYHGIHLNKKANVKGTISYKTVQLIVKFKCKAYGDFHCSKPGGKPGCDVAMGTYKPTLKSATLAKYIAKHSKVKYIIYKKAGAEYPGALEDVVSLKHIPAVTCEVKTPHGAIVKGSVPKSLSMMKSFLKFNSLI